Proteins found in one Anaerolineae bacterium genomic segment:
- a CDS encoding RNA methyltransferase gives MPAGITSTSNPKVKYVRSLYERPARCRERRFVVEGLRLVEEALRAGLQPALVFYTQEFAERAEGREVLARIRQQGWPAEQVAPHVMEHMAETVTPQGILAVVPFPERPAPQYPGLVLIVDAVADPGNLGTLLRSAEAAGVELVLLSEGTTDVFNPKVVRGGMGAHFRLPMRWGMRWEDIAGAVQGLTVYLADVRGERSYDEVDWTRPAALIVSSEAHGPSPAARRLAHEAIYIPMLGQTESLNVGVAGSIILFEAARQRRVQARC, from the coding sequence GTGCCGGCAGGCATCACCAGCACTTCCAACCCCAAGGTCAAATACGTCCGCTCCCTGTACGAGCGGCCGGCACGCTGTCGCGAGCGGAGGTTCGTTGTCGAAGGCCTTCGCCTGGTGGAAGAAGCCCTGAGAGCGGGTCTCCAGCCCGCTCTCGTTTTTTATACCCAGGAGTTTGCGGAACGAGCGGAAGGACGAGAAGTGCTGGCGCGCATCCGCCAGCAGGGATGGCCGGCGGAGCAGGTGGCACCCCATGTGATGGAGCACATGGCCGAGACAGTGACGCCGCAGGGCATCCTGGCTGTCGTGCCGTTCCCCGAGCGGCCGGCCCCGCAGTACCCCGGGCTGGTGCTGATTGTGGATGCGGTGGCGGACCCCGGCAACCTGGGCACGCTTCTGCGCTCCGCGGAGGCCGCCGGCGTGGAGCTGGTGCTGTTGAGCGAGGGCACGACCGATGTCTTCAACCCCAAGGTGGTGCGCGGCGGGATGGGCGCACATTTTCGTCTTCCCATGCGCTGGGGCATGCGCTGGGAGGATATCGCCGGCGCCGTCCAGGGGCTGACCGTCTACCTGGCTGATGTGAGGGGCGAGCGCAGTTATGACGAGGTGGATTGGACGCGGCCGGCGGCGCTTATCGTGAGCAGTGAGGCGCACGGCCCATCGCCGGCGGCGCGCCGGTTGGCGCACGAGGCTATCTATATCCCGATGCTGGGACAGACCGAGTCCCTGAACGTGGGGGTGGCCGGCAGTATTATCCTGTTCGAAGCCGCCCGCCAGCGCAGGGTCCAGGCCCGGTGTTGA
- a CDS encoding translation initiation factor IF-3 — protein MSSKAHRVNEEIRASQVRVIDETGKQVGVMTPAEALRLAEERGLDLVEVSPNADPPVCRLMDYGKFAYERAKREREARKSQKTIEVKEVRLRPKIGEHDLAFKLRDMRRFLASGHKVKVRVLFRGRELAHPEVGKELLDRLAAEVADVASVEQEPQVEGRTLVMLFAPLSK, from the coding sequence ATCAGCAGTAAAGCACATCGCGTCAACGAGGAAATCCGGGCATCGCAGGTCCGGGTCATTGACGAGACGGGCAAGCAGGTCGGCGTGATGACGCCGGCGGAGGCACTGCGCCTGGCCGAGGAGCGAGGCCTTGATTTGGTGGAGGTCTCCCCCAATGCGGACCCGCCCGTCTGCCGGCTGATGGATTACGGGAAGTTCGCCTACGAGCGCGCCAAACGCGAGCGGGAAGCCCGTAAGTCCCAGAAGACCATCGAAGTCAAAGAAGTGCGCCTGCGTCCGAAGATTGGCGAACATGACCTGGCCTTCAAACTGCGAGACATGCGTCGGTTCCTCGCCAGCGGCCACAAGGTGAAGGTGCGGGTGCTCTTCCGCGGCCGAGAGTTGGCCCATCCGGAGGTGGGCAAGGAACTGCTGGACCGCCTAGCGGCAGAGGTGGCCGATGTGGCATCCGTAGAGCAGGAGCCCCAGGTGGAAGGGCGCACGCTGGTGATGCTGTTTGCCCCCCTTTCCAAATAA
- the rplT gene encoding 50S ribosomal protein L20, protein MPRVKRGVMVRRRHNKILKMVKGQRLTRTRRFKRANEAMLKSLWYAQRDRHNRKRDFRRLWITRINAAARLHGLSYSRFMHGLKQAGIELDRKILADMAVRRPAAFAELAEAAKVALAS, encoded by the coding sequence ATGCCAAGGGTAAAACGTGGTGTGATGGTTCGTCGTCGTCACAACAAAATCCTCAAGATGGTGAAGGGTCAGCGCTTGACCCGCACACGCCGCTTCAAGCGGGCCAACGAGGCCATGCTGAAGTCGCTGTGGTACGCACAGCGCGATCGCCACAACCGCAAGCGTGATTTCCGCCGGCTGTGGATCACCCGCATCAACGCCGCCGCCCGCCTGCACGGCCTGAGCTACAGCCGCTTCATGCACGGCCTGAAGCAGGCCGGCATCGAGCTGGATCGCAAAATCCTGGCCGATATGGCTGTGCGCCGGCCCGCCGCCTTCGCCGAACTAGCGGAAGCCGCCAAGGTCGCCCTGGCCAGCTAG
- a CDS encoding Ig-like domain-containing protein yields MTVAMVSILVILAMLLPACAPRTPTPQPTPTSGQTPAPGGLQPVSFGPLPPVLVSRTPAPGEEWRPGQPVVLTFDQPMDAESVKAAFSMRPALEGELRVEGRSVIFTPKTAPERSATYHLTLAETAKSAAGLALSRPLELRLQTVGFLEVSSVQPADGAIDVSPDSMILVVFNRPVVPLTSIEDQKGLPQPLVIEPALEGEGAWVNTSVYAFKPAKGLAPSTEYWVTVKAGLQDTTGGELTQDFTWSFYTARAEVISTEPAGDMIAPESPITVTFSVAMDPASTEQAFSLRHEKSGEQVAGTFQWSEDGRQMIFRPAEMLRFGEEYQALIDDTARPAVGEETLLAPAKWSFRVVPLPAVKSTSPAQEAKNVDPYSGVEIYFTAPVVEKTIAPNLRIIPEPTDVYTYYSEYEARLWISFSKEPQTDYTIILGAGISDRWGNHLPGDFTLRFRTGDYPPSLSLVGASGMAGTYNAYWPAEVVLNHRNIEGVEWALFRLSLENYLKFEGDSGWREYENFVPSERDLLFQGQLAFDTKPNALGRTKLSVIGQAGATLPPGLYFLRVLPTGMTQKERAQYAIRHVMIVSPYHLILKTGAAESLLWATDWKTGDPVRDIPVHLYDKGAKEIAAGRTDERGLFQAPHPQQDMWSSVVAVLGDPAEPVGVISRRWNDGISPWEFDIPSENYIIPYWVGHLYTDRPIYRPGQTVHFKGVLRADDDAQYSLPTSISSVRVRINDPQGNKVYEETLPLSPMGTFAGDFELAEEAALGYYYMEAIVLGESEDQPAYSFGQSFQVAEYRKPEYQVSVTTDKDEYIQGDVINAAVQANYYFGGPVRNAKVEWTIFSQDYWFEYQGKGWYSFQDYDWTQEPGYSFYGREIASGAGQTDAEGRFVFQVPALIQEARLSQQFTIDVTITDVNDQVVAGRASAIVHKGEYYIGLRAQRYVLSAGQPADIEIITVDPQSQPMPNTPLRVVAYSTRWDNVQQEDEYGNLYWTSKVIETPVITRTVTTDANGQATFTFVPEKGGSYRVRAIGRDHRENEIRSAVDIWVSGRPDEFVSWRQENNYRIELVADQKEYRPGDVATILIPSPFSGPVKALVTVERGRLYSVELMELTSNSATISVPIREQYVPNIFVSVVLVKPQDAADPLGSFRVGYIQLPVTAESKELKVEVIPDKDTYQPRDAATFTIRATDWMGRPVQAEFSLGLIDKAVLALGGPGQGLMKDAFWHERGLGFTTAGSLVTSVNVRAEQAVAEMPAGKGGGGGMEGADMFVRTEFPDTAYWNPWVTTDASGQAAVTVTLPDNLTTWRMDARGITADTRVGVQTADVIATLPLMARPVLPRFFVIGDEVEISCIVHNNTDAPASVQVTLSADGVETADVLGRTVDVPAHGLQKLSWRARVQAVEQARIRFTAEGAGLRDAVEHVLPVYHPSTPETVATAGQIDAKGERVEAIVLPQVLDPSMGELTVTIDPSLAAGMRDGLKYLESYPYECIEQTVSRFLPNVFTYRALKSLGIRNPELEEKLPTLVSTALQKLYSAQRFNGGWGWWVRDDTDNYLTAYVLFGMTEAARAGFPVDQDVMARAARYLRERQYPIRTTTNVWQINRDVFQLYVLANYDEWAGEDATRELSRAVLLFDNRQKMGIWAKALLANALGAIDPGQKSRVDTLLSDIYSQAILSATGAHWEEAYQDYRNMNTDTRTTAIVLSALARYDKDNPLAGNAVRWLMSVRKEGRWESTYETVWALLGLTDWMVATGELEGDYSFAVDVNGNVIAQGKVTPENVDEQVKAQVAIADLLLDQANRLLITRSAGAGESDKGRLYYTAHLKYYLPAEEVKELSRGVIVSREYRLADAPDTPITAAKVGDVIQVRLTIIAPNDLHYVVLEDPLPAGCEAIDTSLETTSATMEPPRLEQVEKPEGPWWKWWWYGWWTPTHTELRDEKVVLFATYLAKGTYQYTYLMRASLPGSFQVMPATAYEMYFPEVFGRSAGRRFEITR; encoded by the coding sequence ATGACGGTTGCGATGGTATCTATCCTGGTGATTCTCGCTATGCTCCTGCCGGCATGTGCGCCGCGCACGCCCACACCCCAGCCCACCCCTACGAGCGGCCAGACGCCGGCGCCGGGCGGGCTACAACCGGTATCGTTCGGCCCTCTGCCCCCTGTCCTGGTATCCCGCACGCCGGCCCCCGGCGAGGAATGGCGGCCCGGCCAGCCGGTGGTGCTCACCTTCGACCAGCCCATGGACGCCGAATCGGTGAAGGCCGCCTTCTCCATGCGGCCGGCGCTGGAAGGGGAACTGCGCGTCGAGGGGCGCTCCGTCATCTTCACGCCCAAAACCGCGCCCGAACGTTCTGCCACCTACCACCTGACGCTGGCCGAGACGGCCAAGAGCGCCGCCGGCCTGGCATTGAGCCGGCCGCTGGAACTCCGCCTGCAGACGGTCGGCTTCCTGGAGGTTTCCTCGGTACAGCCGGCAGACGGCGCCATAGATGTCAGCCCTGACAGCATGATCCTCGTGGTCTTCAACCGCCCAGTGGTCCCTCTCACATCTATTGAGGACCAGAAGGGTCTGCCCCAGCCGCTGGTCATCGAGCCGGCGCTGGAAGGGGAGGGCGCATGGGTGAATACCTCCGTGTACGCCTTCAAGCCGGCAAAAGGTCTGGCCCCTTCCACCGAGTACTGGGTCACCGTCAAGGCCGGCCTGCAGGACACCACCGGCGGAGAGCTGACCCAGGACTTCACCTGGTCCTTCTACACCGCACGGGCGGAAGTCATCAGCACCGAGCCGGCCGGCGATATGATCGCCCCGGAGAGCCCCATCACCGTGACCTTCTCCGTGGCCATGGACCCCGCGTCCACCGAACAGGCCTTCTCCCTGCGCCATGAAAAGAGCGGGGAACAGGTCGCAGGCACCTTCCAGTGGTCCGAGGACGGCCGGCAGATGATCTTCCGGCCGGCGGAGATGCTCCGCTTCGGCGAGGAGTACCAGGCGCTCATTGATGACACCGCGCGGCCGGCCGTCGGAGAAGAGACCCTGCTGGCGCCGGCCAAATGGAGCTTCCGCGTCGTGCCCCTGCCGGCGGTCAAGAGCACTTCTCCAGCCCAGGAGGCGAAGAATGTGGACCCCTACAGCGGGGTGGAGATTTACTTCACCGCGCCAGTGGTGGAGAAGACCATCGCGCCCAACCTGCGCATCATCCCCGAACCGACCGACGTCTACACCTATTACTCCGAATATGAGGCGCGGCTGTGGATATCCTTCTCGAAGGAGCCGCAGACCGACTACACCATCATCCTGGGCGCCGGCATCAGCGACCGCTGGGGCAACCATCTGCCGGGAGATTTCACCCTGCGCTTCCGCACCGGCGACTACCCTCCCAGCCTTTCGCTGGTCGGTGCCAGCGGCATGGCCGGCACGTACAACGCCTACTGGCCGGCGGAGGTGGTGCTGAACCACCGCAACATCGAGGGCGTCGAGTGGGCCTTGTTCCGCCTCTCCCTCGAAAACTACCTTAAATTCGAGGGGGACAGCGGTTGGCGCGAATACGAAAATTTCGTCCCCTCGGAGAGAGACCTGTTGTTCCAGGGCCAATTGGCGTTCGACACCAAGCCCAATGCCCTTGGCAGGACCAAGCTCTCGGTCATCGGACAGGCCGGCGCCACGCTCCCTCCTGGCCTCTATTTCCTGCGCGTTCTGCCGACCGGTATGACGCAGAAAGAGCGGGCGCAGTACGCCATCCGGCATGTCATGATTGTATCCCCCTATCACCTCATCCTGAAGACCGGCGCGGCGGAGAGCCTGCTGTGGGCCACTGACTGGAAGACCGGTGATCCGGTACGCGATATCCCTGTGCATCTGTACGACAAGGGTGCTAAGGAGATCGCCGCCGGCCGCACCGACGAGCGCGGGCTGTTCCAGGCCCCCCATCCCCAGCAGGATATGTGGAGCTCCGTGGTAGCGGTGCTGGGCGACCCGGCCGAGCCAGTCGGCGTCATTAGCCGGCGCTGGAACGACGGCATCTCCCCCTGGGAATTCGACATCCCGTCGGAGAACTATATTATCCCCTACTGGGTGGGCCATCTCTATACCGACCGGCCCATCTATCGGCCGGGGCAGACCGTGCATTTCAAGGGCGTCCTACGGGCGGACGACGATGCGCAGTACTCCCTCCCCACGAGCATCAGCTCGGTGCGGGTGCGCATCAACGACCCGCAGGGCAACAAGGTGTACGAGGAGACACTGCCCTTGAGTCCCATGGGCACCTTCGCCGGCGATTTCGAGCTGGCCGAGGAAGCCGCCCTCGGCTACTACTATATGGAAGCCATTGTCCTGGGGGAATCCGAAGACCAGCCGGCGTACAGCTTCGGCCAGAGCTTCCAGGTGGCGGAGTACCGCAAGCCCGAATACCAGGTCTCCGTGACCACCGATAAAGACGAGTATATCCAGGGCGACGTCATCAACGCGGCGGTCCAGGCTAATTACTACTTCGGCGGGCCGGTGCGCAATGCCAAGGTGGAGTGGACCATCTTCAGCCAGGATTACTGGTTCGAATATCAGGGCAAGGGCTGGTACAGCTTCCAGGACTATGACTGGACGCAGGAACCGGGCTATTCCTTCTACGGCCGGGAGATTGCCAGCGGCGCCGGCCAAACCGACGCCGAGGGGCGCTTCGTCTTCCAGGTGCCGGCGCTCATCCAAGAAGCACGCTTGAGCCAGCAGTTCACCATTGACGTTACTATCACCGACGTCAACGACCAGGTGGTGGCCGGCCGTGCCAGCGCCATCGTGCACAAGGGCGAGTACTATATCGGCCTGCGCGCCCAGCGCTATGTGCTCAGCGCCGGCCAGCCGGCGGACATCGAGATCATCACCGTCGACCCGCAGTCCCAACCCATGCCCAATACCCCCCTCCGGGTGGTCGCCTACTCCACCCGCTGGGACAACGTCCAGCAGGAAGACGAATACGGCAACCTGTACTGGACCAGCAAGGTCATCGAGACGCCGGTCATCACCCGCACCGTGACCACCGACGCCAACGGTCAGGCGACCTTCACCTTCGTGCCGGAAAAGGGCGGGAGCTATCGCGTGCGCGCCATCGGCCGTGACCACCGCGAGAACGAGATCCGCTCCGCCGTGGATATCTGGGTCAGCGGCCGGCCGGACGAGTTCGTGAGCTGGCGGCAGGAGAACAACTACCGCATCGAGCTGGTCGCCGACCAGAAGGAATACCGGCCGGGCGATGTGGCCACCATCCTCATCCCCTCCCCCTTCTCCGGGCCGGTGAAGGCACTGGTGACGGTCGAGCGCGGCCGGCTCTACTCCGTGGAACTGATGGAGCTGACATCCAACAGCGCCACCATCAGCGTGCCCATCCGCGAGCAGTATGTGCCCAATATCTTCGTCTCTGTGGTGCTGGTCAAGCCCCAGGACGCCGCCGATCCACTGGGCTCCTTCCGCGTGGGATATATCCAGCTTCCTGTCACCGCGGAGAGCAAGGAGCTGAAGGTAGAGGTCATCCCGGACAAAGATACGTATCAGCCGCGCGATGCCGCCACGTTCACCATCCGGGCTACCGACTGGATGGGCCGGCCGGTGCAGGCGGAGTTCTCGCTGGGGCTGATTGACAAGGCGGTGCTGGCGCTGGGCGGCCCGGGCCAGGGCCTGATGAAGGATGCCTTTTGGCATGAACGTGGACTGGGCTTCACCACCGCCGGCAGTCTGGTCACCTCCGTCAACGTGCGTGCGGAGCAGGCCGTCGCGGAGATGCCGGCCGGCAAAGGTGGCGGTGGCGGCATGGAAGGTGCTGACATGTTCGTCCGCACCGAGTTCCCCGACACCGCCTACTGGAACCCCTGGGTCACGACCGATGCCAGCGGCCAGGCCGCGGTCACCGTGACCCTGCCGGACAACCTGACGACCTGGCGCATGGACGCCCGCGGCATCACCGCCGACACGCGCGTCGGCGTCCAGACTGCAGATGTCATCGCCACCCTGCCCCTGATGGCCCGCCCGGTACTGCCGCGCTTCTTCGTCATCGGGGACGAGGTCGAGATCTCCTGCATCGTGCATAACAACACCGACGCGCCGGCCTCCGTCCAGGTGACGCTGAGCGCGGACGGCGTGGAAACGGCCGATGTGCTCGGGCGCACGGTGGATGTGCCGGCGCACGGCCTGCAGAAGCTGAGCTGGAGGGCGCGCGTGCAGGCTGTCGAACAGGCCCGCATCCGCTTCACCGCGGAGGGCGCCGGCCTGCGGGATGCGGTGGAACATGTCCTGCCGGTCTATCACCCCTCCACACCGGAGACGGTCGCCACCGCCGGCCAGATCGACGCCAAAGGCGAGCGCGTCGAGGCCATCGTCCTGCCGCAGGTGCTGGATCCCAGCATGGGCGAGCTGACGGTGACCATAGACCCCAGCCTGGCCGCCGGCATGCGCGACGGACTGAAATACCTGGAAAGCTATCCCTATGAATGCATCGAGCAGACCGTCAGCCGCTTCCTGCCCAACGTCTTCACCTATCGCGCCTTGAAGAGCCTGGGCATCCGCAACCCCGAGCTGGAGGAGAAACTGCCCACGCTGGTCAGCACCGCCCTGCAGAAACTGTACTCCGCCCAGCGCTTCAACGGCGGCTGGGGCTGGTGGGTGCGGGACGACACCGATAACTATCTGACCGCCTATGTCCTCTTCGGCATGACGGAAGCGGCACGCGCCGGCTTCCCCGTAGATCAGGACGTCATGGCGCGCGCCGCCCGCTACCTGCGGGAACGCCAGTATCCCATCCGCACCACCACCAACGTCTGGCAAATCAACCGGGATGTCTTCCAGCTCTACGTGCTGGCGAACTATGATGAGTGGGCCGGCGAGGATGCCACCCGGGAGCTGAGCCGGGCCGTGCTCCTCTTCGACAACCGGCAGAAAATGGGCATCTGGGCGAAAGCCCTGCTGGCCAACGCCTTGGGCGCCATCGACCCCGGGCAGAAGAGCCGCGTGGACACCCTGCTCTCGGACATCTACAGCCAGGCCATCCTCAGCGCCACCGGCGCCCACTGGGAAGAGGCGTACCAGGACTACCGCAACATGAACACCGACACCCGCACCACAGCCATCGTCCTCTCTGCGCTGGCGCGCTATGACAAGGACAACCCACTCGCCGGCAACGCCGTGCGCTGGCTGATGTCGGTGCGTAAAGAGGGCCGCTGGGAATCCACCTACGAGACCGTCTGGGCCCTGCTCGGCCTGACCGACTGGATGGTGGCCACCGGCGAGCTGGAAGGGGATTACTCCTTCGCCGTGGACGTCAACGGCAATGTCATCGCCCAGGGTAAGGTGACCCCAGAGAACGTGGACGAGCAGGTGAAGGCGCAGGTGGCCATCGCCGACCTCCTGCTGGACCAGGCGAACCGCCTGCTCATCACCCGCAGTGCCGGCGCCGGCGAGTCCGACAAAGGGCGCCTCTACTACACCGCGCACCTGAAATACTACCTGCCGGCGGAAGAGGTCAAGGAACTCTCGCGCGGCGTCATCGTCTCGCGGGAATACCGCCTGGCCGATGCGCCCGACACCCCTATTACCGCCGCCAAGGTGGGCGACGTCATCCAGGTGCGGCTGACCATTATCGCGCCCAATGACCTACACTACGTGGTGCTGGAGGACCCCTTGCCGGCCGGCTGTGAGGCCATTGATACTAGTCTGGAGACCACCAGCGCCACCATGGAGCCGCCGCGCCTGGAGCAGGTGGAGAAGCCGGAAGGCCCCTGGTGGAAGTGGTGGTGGTACGGATGGTGGACCCCCACCCATACCGAACTGCGGGATGAAAAAGTGGTGCTCTTCGCCACGTACCTGGCGAAAGGCACTTATCAGTACACCTATCTGATGCGCGCCAGCCTGCCGGGCAGTTTCCAGGTCATGCCGGCGACGGCCTACGAGATGTACTTCCCCGAGGTCTTCGGGCGGAGCGCCGGCCGGCGCTTCGAGATCACCCGCTGA
- the rpmI gene encoding 50S ribosomal protein L35 codes for MPKLKTHKATSKRFRYTGSGKLMRTKIGKSHLRRKKSARVKALFDRMIEVESRGAKRRVARLAPYLQKTGH; via the coding sequence GTGCCAAAACTGAAGACGCATAAAGCGACATCCAAGCGGTTCCGGTACACCGGTTCGGGCAAGCTCATGCGCACGAAGATCGGCAAGAGCCATCTGCGGCGCAAAAAGTCGGCGCGCGTCAAGGCCCTGTTCGACCGCATGATCGAGGTCGAAAGCCGCGGCGCTAAGCGCCGTGTCGCACGGCTGGCCCCCTATCTCCAGAAGACCGGACACTAA